TACCAGTGACAGCCCGATGTCCGTCAGCATGCTTCAATCTTGTGTCTGTTTCGAACATAGCAGCAAATGCTAACGTTGAGGACAATGCCTTCTGAGCTGAACTTGAGATGTTCCTGTATAGCCTAGGCATTGAATCTGAAGGTTGACCTGGAGTTATTGGAGAAACTGGCAGCTTCCATGTTGTCATGCTAGAGCTCTGTGTCGTACTAGAGGCACTTGGTTTCCCTTGCAGAGATCTGTCAATAGCGTCATTACCAACAGAACTGGAGCCGGATTGTTCTCCAGGTGTAAAGTCATGAAGTGAAGCCTTTCTTGAAGAGAAACGCATCAAGTCCTCTGGTTTTACCACCGGCTCAATCCTTTTGGTCGCTTCATTTGAATTGGGAAGCATTGACATTGGTTGGCTTTCATCATTAACAATATTGTTACTGTCACCCTTCTGTTGAGTAGAGGTAGCATGTTTGAGTATATTCACGTTACTTGTATTAAAAAGGAAGTTAGCTGGTTTCTTCGTATCCGTCTGCTTTGACGAAgaaccaaaagataaaaaatttactCCTTTTGGTGGCAATAGTGGAGTAGTCTTTGAAATCGTGTCCACATTTTGAACTGTGCCAGAAGCATTTTCTCCAGTATGGATCCCAATTCTGGAACCATCTTTTGCAGATGAACTGCCCTTTTCTGACTTGTTGAAAGAAATCAACAAGGATTTCTCAGCAGAGTTGGAGCTACCTCTTTCAGGTTTGAGCACTGGTAAATTTGTTGCAGAGCCTATCATGTTCGGTTTTAAGTACTTGAAAGTAGCATGGGAAGTGTCTACTGCAGTATGGGCATTGTTCTCGTGGGAGCCAACAATTGTGCCTGGTTGCTTCTTTGGAATCAATGGCATAGCTGGATGATTTGATTCGTTGTTGTAAGTGTTTGAAGCAATTGTAGAATCTTCTATCTGCAGTAATTGAAATAAAGCATGTCAAAGATAACTAAATGAATTTAAAGGATAAACCCCAAGTCCACATCAATGTGCTCTCCTCAATACTTGGAATATAGTAGCCTTGTAGAAGTACCTTATGTGAAAACATACAGTTGTTGCCTCTGCTGCAAAAGCCTTTGGATGCATAATTGCTACAAGGATACTTGGAGAGCTGATGATCAAATGGACAATCGTCTCCTTTCATGCATGAATTTCGTGCATAATGACAGCACGGCTGCAAcatgaaaaagagaggagaaagaaagtgGGTCAAGGGTGCTTTATCAGACAAGCATGAAAAGGGATTTCCATCTGTCTTTCCTGCCACTTCAAATACTTGATGGTTTTTAGAGAGACATCTAAGAATAGCATGTTTGCTCTTTAGGTGAGCATTGGCCAAGCTAAAATGTCATTGAAAATGCTTAAGAGCATATTCATACTGACCTTAATCTACAGAGGATGACTTATAATTAGAATTAGTCAGTTTAGTTTACCCCTAAGGCTATTTTAGACCAATATCAACCGGAAAAATTGTTACCAAAAGAAACAGTAACAATAAAAATGGATCTGAAATACAGacaagaaatttaaataataggCACATAAACTCTACCTTTGTAGATTTCGTCAAAGGCACAGTATCATGTGAAAATTTGCACTTCTCTCCCtgataaaccaaaaaaaaaaaaggggaatcACAAGGATCAGGGAAATGCTCACCTAAAGAGTAAAATAATAAACTCTGATTGCTTGTGAAGTGCAGAGCAGAAAACAACAACTACTTATTCCAGGATCAACCCCCATTATTACAACACAAAAAAGTACAAGCTTGTTACATGATGACCACCATTCATTACATCTTAAAATGCAACTCGATATGGTCAAAAATTAACCCTGGTAAAGAAAAGACCTATGGGTATTAATAGCAAAAACttaattaaggaaaatgttCTCAAACAAATAATAACATACATGAGCCTCGGGATTTTATGATAATATGTACCATATAGCGATGAACCGTCTCTTTTTTCCTGCTTTGTACATTACTGGTGTGCTAAAAAAGTTTCTCCATTaatatatgtttatctcataaaaaatattatgatgAACTGCCAACTAATCCCACCCAGCCACAGAAAACTGAAAGGTACATTTGTAACAGATAGCAAATTAAGGAACCTTCCGCAAAATTTTCACCATTGACAAAGTAGCATATCTCAAGGTAAGCAACAAGTTAAGACCTCAAGGTTTGCAGCTATTAAAGCATTGATAACCCGATGTTGTTGTTTAGGGTGGTAGATTTCTCTTACCTCAGTGCATCTACCCTGGAGATAATGGCGGCAATATGTTACTGTTTTTTGTTTCAGCACTGGTTGCAGTTTCAACCTTTTTACCCCAAGCTCTCTATTCTTTTGTGCTCTCTTTCTTCGTTCCTTTTGCTGGAAAAAAAAGGCTTATGAGCAATTCATATAGTACAtatattgtttttaattatACAAGTCATTAAGTAAAAGTGGAAAATCATACATGTTAAGAATTTTCATGTCAGAGGAAAGTACGACCACATCTTCATAAATATGAATCTCAAACACaaaaaacaatgaaagaaaCTGGATGGGTGGACAcaccttttttttctccttcctttctttgctAAGAGTACGTCGTTTTTTCTTATCTTGCAACTCCTGCAGCAGAGCCACATGACAGTTACACGATTCCAAATTCTCATTAAGCAAgaattttcataaagaaaacTATCGTCCACATATATATACCAAAAGACCATGGCACAAGCCACCTTAACACTTTTTAACAAAGACATGCCACGCTCATTTCTTTTTACCGTTCATcaatacaaaaggaaaatgatgccTTAACCACAGGAACATGATGCCATAACCACAGTAACTCCATACTTCCAATCATCACCTTCATGCTAGAGACCTTTAATCATGGCAGCACATAAACGCATCTTCTCAATCTATAAAGCAAATTCACCAATTTGTGGACAATCACACCCTATGATGATATTAGTGCACCAGATACCACAAAGTCGAAATAAAATGTATCTCTCGATAGCAGTGCAGATAAGAAAATGTGTATAGGATCAGACCTTCAATGTATTTACAGCCCCTTGATCTTcagatttcttttccaaataaatATCTGCATAGGAAACTATATCGTTACATCGACCTGCATGAGGGGTCACGTCTTCACTGACTATGCTACCTTgctttttggcctttttatcTTCAATTGAAGGACAATGTGTACCTACTTTTTCAGCTTCCATAACCACTGACTTTCCATGAAAAGCCATCTGAGGTTCACAAATCTTCTTCCCCCCATTATTTTCATGGTTTTCAGCTTTTCTCACATTAGCAACATCATGGTCCATTTCATCACCGAAAGAAGAGACTCCAGATTTTGTTtcaagttttcctttttctccttcatcAGTGACACTCTCCACAACTGCAACGCATTCAGACACTTGCTCATTGTTGAGCAACTTATTCGACACAGCAATATCATCTAAACGCATATTAGACGCTGTTCCTTCCACCCTAATGCTGTCAGAAATTTCCCCCTCCTCAGCGTCTTGTTCTTCTGTCACTTCCTGAGGCAAATTTAATGTACTATCTGGGAGATGCACATCCGTGTCTCTTGTACATGGATGTTGTACTTCATTCTCTCCAGTCAATGCCTTGGTTGCTGAGAGTGGACATTTCTCTTCGAAATTCTGCATTGGAGTAGGAGCAGAACCAATTGCAATCTTTTGACTACAATCATTTATATCTCCTTGCAGGTGACTCTGACTTGTAGGGTCATCTACAACTATTTGTTCACCAGAATGTTGTTGATTGGTACTTAATGAATCCCCTATACCACCAACATGGCGTTGATCATCCATGAGCTCTACTATAGAATTATCCTGATGAACAGGTGCAATGCCTTCATCATTCAATAGGATGCTTATATCGTCAATGTCCATATGCTCCAATTCAAATCCACTTTCTTCTATATTAACCCCTAAGATGCTCTTCATGACCATCTCATCCTTTGGGGTTGAAGGATTAACACCATATTCTCTATCTGCTCTATTGGCTATCTCATCCATCGGAACTTGAGCTTCACTAGATTCTCTGTCCTGAGAGCTTAGACCTTCCAACTGTCCATCAGCAACATTTGATTTCTGAGCACTTTCGAATTCTCCTGCAATGGGAAGTCTGTCACTCTGTCCTGATGAATGTTCAAGTGGTTTACAATTTGAACCGGCCACTTCCAACTCAACTTGACCTTGTTCACAAAATTCCTCTCCAGTTTTTTCTCCCCTGTCATCATGGGCATCATCTTCAAGATAGAGAGACAAATCattaaagagaaaaagcaaacaaattAAAGGACTCCATTGAAGCCATTGTTAAGACTGTAGATCAATCTTGTTGAGAATGCATTTTTATATAACATCACCATGAGGTTAAAATCGGATTTTAAAGTTGTATAATTttaaaacaatgaaaaaaataaagaaatattccATCTTTATCATCGTAGATGTTAAACAATAATGTAAAAAGCACTACAAATAAGAAACAACGATAATACCGATATATATCAAGCAGTTCGCCAAGGAAAAGCATTTTACAAGCACAGACCAACTATACGATAGTTTCATAGTCCATACCTTCATGTGCAGCATAATACAGACCAAACAGACCCAGCAGTCTAGATACAATCAAAAAGCACTAAGAAAGACACTGATAACTACTCTGGAATGAACCTTGAATATTTCTCCCGGCATTTTGATTGATCAACTACCTCCATCATCCTcataagctaaaaaaaaaaatcatcatacgCAAGACGACGACTTCTTCAGTGGGTTTGCAATGTTGTTCAAGTGCTAGAGCTCTAAAAACTAATTGTGACGTTTCGCCCAGCTCTATCCTTGTTCCAGActatggcccttgcatagcgcataaccaaaatttctctCCTTTGGACTCATAACTCAAAATTTCACCGACTCTACAGCGTTACACGATTCAGGCGACGGAAAGATCTCAATACAGGGCAAAGCGGTGAAAAGCTACGTAAAGCAACCCCAAGCCACATTATTAAACTCCAATTTCAGAGGGGGAGACAAAGGCGGTGCGGTGCGGATACCTGGACTCGGCCAGTGAGTGTCGAACTTGACGAGGCGCGGAGCGTAGCTCGGGTCGCCGCAGAGGGAGAAGATGCGGACCAGGGCGTCGCAGGTCTCGCTCCTGAGGCGCGGCCTCTTGAGCAGAGGAAACGCCGGCGTCGCCGATCGGAGCTCCGAATCCTCCATCGCAAACGTCGCCGGAGAATCGCAGGGCCGACGGCGTGAGCCCTCCCCTGGCTCGAGCAAGTCGCCggctccccgccgccgccgccgccgctacgCTCGCCGGCCGGCCGTGGCGGTCTGGAAGGGCGTCGACAGCCCTCGGCGATtcaaggagagaggagagaagatcGTCGACGGATCGTGCTTTGCCGTTTCGCGCGCTAAGAGGGAGAGCGACGGAGGAGGCGCGCGCCGTCGCTGCAGTTTTAAGCGGAGCACGTCGGCGGAGGTGAATGAATTCGAGATTGCGAGACCAACCGCCCTTTTTCGAGTCTTTCGTTTGTCTTggcctaaatattttctaaagaaaatcGATATTGGAAATATAATTTATTAGCTAATTATATAAATCGATacaatcaataatattttgaaaattattttttaaattcttcattttctggCCAAatagtaattatttatattcttttatttctcaaaacccaaaaaaaaaaaaaaaacaaaaatccgtttaatgacatcaactaattttttttatctctttagACAAATGTGTTCCCGATAATAGAttggaatagaattgaaaagttaaaaagaagctatttctttatttttcaaaaataactcaaaaatcaagcaactttctttttcttttcttcttccttgagccGATGACCTCGTTCAAGCCTCATCACTCAAGCCTCATAGTGGCTAGGCGACCTTAGCCTCCCAAGGCCTAGGTGCCCCCAACCagttagagaaagaaaaagaagaaaaggaaaaatgtcaaaaattattataaaattaaaataatttctaagtcataaaaaatttgagagttGTTGCAAATGCATctttatttcaagaataaagATTTTATATAGTTATCGAACGCATTCCGATATTGATAAACTCGTTTCTaggatagaataaaaaaaactatttctaccATAAACGggtaatttttatattttttattcaatagtCATCGTAGGTCTCAATTCTCAAAAATCCATGGGAATGCCCCTTTTTAAGAGAGAAGGCAACAAAGAGAAAAGTTCTAAGATTTAAGCTCAATACAACCCAAAACCTCTAACTATATCATTAATGTCATATTTATCGTAAACTAATTTTGTGCcacaaaaattaccaaaaaggtACAACCATATTATATTTACTGTAAACCGGGCACACTTGTGCCATAGGTGCTCAAATCAATTCTTATctaatgaaaaatctcaaactaatttgtTCATGCCATATTCAccctaaattaatacatttgaaCTAAATGAATCAGTTTATGTAAATGCGGCATGGGTTGCAccaatttgggaatttttatgaaacaaaattagtttatgataaatgtaGCATGAACATTGCAGTTTGAAAGTTTTTAggatacaaaaattaattttaaataaatatggcAAGTGTATCAATATGAATTTTTTCCATGGCATTAGCTCAAATTGTAATCTCGTATGAATGGAAGGAAAAGGATGGAGATACAAAATTACGAGACATTATAAGAGATTAGGAGGGATTAATGTGTTCAACCTACAATGATGCTTAGGCTACATTTGTTTCACCGAAAACttaataataaagtaaaatatttagCGTTagtttattttatggaaaatgaatgatttataaaataatttcttaaaaatggttGCTTGAAATAAATAGTCCatgaaaaatattctcaaaAGCAACAATTATatttgtctaaatatttttgtggacaatgaaaacattttttgtttattctgtCTAAAGcaataatttttaggaaatttttttccaaatcatttatttttcacaaaataaacataatctatggaaattgttttcaaggaaaaatggttaatttttatttttttggtggtttAGTATTTCTAGTTGATGGAAGAATGCTTTTTTCCTTAAatcgattaattttttttgtcatttaaacaccaaaaattgaaaaaaaaaatatttgaaacgattttcctttgaATAAATGGACCTTAATCATAATAGTGTTCCCCTTTTGTTCGCATCCAAATGACATTACACACAAATCCCTTTAAATGCTATCTAATCTTTCTCATGTAAGAActtaaattcatttttctttttggattaatatcatgaaaacccaaaatgatatatttgtgacaaatttatctcaaattaattttttggccatcaaaaaccttaaactagtacatttttgataaatttatcccaaactagtaaacttatgataaatttattttttgttagtttctgttaaattttactgtaaAATTGTTAAGTTGAATGATATGCAATATTTGATCTGTGTATTAGCTTAGGATTTTACTATTCGTTTGTCAAAATTGTATCGATTTTATGGCTTTTTTGGTATTATTCTAATTTAACGAAcaatatatttatcacaaatatattagtttgaggtttttagtggtcaaaaattGTAATAAGgtaaaatttgttacaaatatattagtttgggggTTTTCATGacattaaccattttttttttgctttaaataatttaaattcattattttcattttaaatcaCCAAGACATATATGGTAAaatgattttatgaaaaaatgattATAGACATATTACATTGATGACTAATTAATCGAAATACAAGTAACAAGTCACAAATCGAAATACTTTTAATCTAGAACAATGCAAAACATTCTATGTACACTTTTGGATACTTTCCCGACATGATTTCAAACCATGTGCAAATGATCGAagttaattgaaaatagaataccTAATTTACATGATGATGGATATTATTAGCATTTAGAATGGCTCTCATTTGTCCAAGTAATCTGTTCATTTGTCAAGAGTCTTGTTAATAAGTGCTTTTGAGACATTTGATAATCATATTTactaaagaaatattttcatttttaatatactATTTACAGGAAAGTATTCCAAATACTTAGTACATACATATACTAAATCAATCTAAACCGCTAAATATCATGTGTGTTTATATTAGATTcactatttttaattaatctggATTCATTTTACTATATATGTTACTATTGAAGGTGTTGCATGAATTACGGAaaagatgatgataaattattgGGTTAATACttcaaaaaatcccaaattgttATAGTTatgaaaattgactaaaaattatttttttaccatgagaaatcataaattgatatacttataataaatttatcacaaaagaCCCTACTCTCCATTAATTTTTAAAGTAgattaatgttaaaaaaatcataaactagtaaGAAAGATAAAACTCTAAACTGACACATTTGTCAATTCTTACATGTTATTTAACTTAGAAATTTGatgttaaaatttaataaaaattaatataagataaatttattatagatatattaatttgagtaaacaattataaaagttttgatttttttttggtaaatttaactttttttttttttaattgagacaCTGAACAAGTACGGATGAAAACCATATGATAATAACTCGCTCAGGCAATTGTCCCCGTCTCCCTGCCATGACCAGTCCTCCCACCACACGTGTCGGCCTTCCCTTCGGCTGGTCCCACCGCCAGAATATCCGGTAACGCTACAGTCACAGTCCCACAGTCCCAGGCACAATTCAATGCTTGACAATGAAGTGACCATTTTCTGTCATACGATGGACTTGACGAGGTGATTTATTCTTTCGCGACGGAATGAGATCGACGGAGGTTCACATTCTCTTCCATGCCTTACCTGAGATTTGCGACGAAATAGGACACGAAGTGATGCAAAAGACAACCTTTTCCACCTCAACAAACTTTTGCTCCATCAGTCTTGGCTCTATTATCTGGACCGTCATCCTTGTTGCAGTATGATTTGAAAGATTTTCCAGAGCCCAAACCTGTCAGCAAGTCCGCAAAACTTACCTTTGAGGGATGTAATGTTGTATTGGATCTCGACAGAGGAAAATGGTCACTCATAGTGCTGCTCCTCCTGGCAACATGGCACGACTGAACTTTGGTGGGTCAGCATTAAATGTTGTAAATGGCAAAAACTTCTCGTGATATCCGTGTCCGCTTGTTTCACCTATGGTTATGTCGAAACCCAACCGTAGTGGAAAGTCTGCTTTTCATCATGGGATTCCAAATGTAGATATGGATGTATATCAATTTGACCTGGTCCACGCAGTCGTCAATGACACAATTTCTAGTAAAAAGGATATGCTGGATTTTTCTTGTTCGGGCAAAGGACCATATGGAACATGTTCTGAACACGTGAATTTGTGAAAAGTTTCCAT
This genomic stretch from Eucalyptus grandis isolate ANBG69807.140 chromosome 3, ASM1654582v1, whole genome shotgun sequence harbors:
- the LOC104437009 gene encoding uncharacterized protein LOC104437009 isoform X1, with the protein product MEDSELRSATPAFPLLKRPRLRSETCDALVRIFSLCGDPSYAPRLVKFDTHWPSPDDAHDDRGEKTGEEFCEQGQVELEVAGSNCKPLEHSSGQSDRLPIAGEFESAQKSNVADGQLEGLSSQDRESSEAQVPMDEIANRADREYGVNPSTPKDEMVMKSILGVNIEESGFELEHMDIDDISILLNDEGIAPVHQDNSIVELMDDQRHVGGIGDSLSTNQQHSGEQIVVDDPTSQSHLQGDINDCSQKIAIGSAPTPMQNFEEKCPLSATKALTGENEVQHPCTRDTDVHLPDSTLNLPQEVTEEQDAEEGEISDSIRVEGTASNMRLDDIAVSNKLLNNEQVSECVAVVESVTDEGEKGKLETKSGVSSFGDEMDHDVANVRKAENHENNGGKKICEPQMAFHGKSVVMEAEKVGTHCPSIEDKKAKKQGSIVSEDVTPHAGRCNDIVSYADIYLEKKSEDQGAVNTLKELQDKKKRRTLSKERKEKKKQKERRKRAQKNRELGVKRLKLQPVLKQKTVTYCRHYLQGRCTEGEKCKFSHDTVPLTKSTKPCCHYARNSCMKGDDCPFDHQLSKYPCSNYASKGFCSRGNNCMFSHKIEDSTIASNTYNNESNHPAMPLIPKKQPGTIVGSHENNAHTAVDTSHATFKYLKPNMIGSATNLPVLKPERGSSNSAEKSLLISFNKSEKGSSSAKDGSRIGIHTGENASGTVQNVDTISKTTPLLPPKGVNFLSFGSSSKQTDTKKPANFLFNTSNVNILKHATSTQQKGDSNNIVNDESQPMSMLPNSNEATKRIEPVVKPEDLMRFSSRKASLHDFTPGEQSGSSSVGNDAIDRSLQGKPSASSTTQSSSMTTWKLPVSPITPGQPSDSMPRLYRNISSSAQKALSSTLAFAAMFETDTRLKHADGHRAVTGKAGEDSAHGLQNDSAKASKILDLLANIGKKKQ
- the LOC104437009 gene encoding uncharacterized protein LOC104437009 isoform X2, whose product is MEDSELRSATPAFPLLKRPRLRSETCDALVRIFSLCGDPSYAPRLVKFDTHWPSPDDAHDDRGEKTGEEFCEQGEFESAQKSNVADGQLEGLSSQDRESSEAQVPMDEIANRADREYGVNPSTPKDEMVMKSILGVNIEESGFELEHMDIDDISILLNDEGIAPVHQDNSIVELMDDQRHVGGIGDSLSTNQQHSGEQIVVDDPTSQSHLQGDINDCSQKIAIGSAPTPMQNFEEKCPLSATKALTGENEVQHPCTRDTDVHLPDSTLNLPQEVTEEQDAEEGEISDSIRVEGTASNMRLDDIAVSNKLLNNEQVSECVAVVESVTDEGEKGKLETKSGVSSFGDEMDHDVANVRKAENHENNGGKKICEPQMAFHGKSVVMEAEKVGTHCPSIEDKKAKKQGSIVSEDVTPHAGRCNDIVSYADIYLEKKSEDQGAVNTLKELQDKKKRRTLSKERKEKKKQKERRKRAQKNRELGVKRLKLQPVLKQKTVTYCRHYLQGRCTEGEKCKFSHDTVPLTKSTKPCCHYARNSCMKGDDCPFDHQLSKYPCSNYASKGFCSRGNNCMFSHKIEDSTIASNTYNNESNHPAMPLIPKKQPGTIVGSHENNAHTAVDTSHATFKYLKPNMIGSATNLPVLKPERGSSNSAEKSLLISFNKSEKGSSSAKDGSRIGIHTGENASGTVQNVDTISKTTPLLPPKGVNFLSFGSSSKQTDTKKPANFLFNTSNVNILKHATSTQQKGDSNNIVNDESQPMSMLPNSNEATKRIEPVVKPEDLMRFSSRKASLHDFTPGEQSGSSSVGNDAIDRSLQGKPSASSTTQSSSMTTWKLPVSPITPGQPSDSMPRLYRNISSSAQKALSSTLAFAAMFETDTRLKHADGHRAVTGKAGEDSAHGLQNDSAKASKILDLLANIGKKKQ